Below is a window of Pelobates fuscus isolate aPelFus1 chromosome 13, aPelFus1.pri, whole genome shotgun sequence DNA.
TGCCACTGAAACGCTACAATATGTCCCAATTAATTCTCATGTGGATTTTAACGGACGAGTGCATTAACTCCATAAGGTCATTTTTTGCCATTTAGTACGAGGACTCTGCCAAAAACCTGTCCTTTACTAGATTAAACTGAATTACTGGTACCTTGACTTGTGCATTTTAAAGGGATATAGCAATGTGCCAACTAAAATTCTCAGCTCAACTTTCTGCAATACATGAACTACAAATGAAACAATTTCACACTAATAACATCATTTCTTCTGTTTCACTGTAGCAATGAAATGTAAACAATATCACACAGCAAGAGTCTATCAGATCTCATTAACCAAATGGCCCTCCGAATTAACCCTGCATTTTCCAGAGCCTGGGAAAACATGTGTATATGATTAGCAAgcaagaacaaaaaaacaaaacaaaataaatacactttGTACAATTCTGCATCACACatttcacaaaaaataaatatgtttaccCGTGATAGAGCCCTGTTAACAGGACAGTCTGCAAAatgttttatccttttttttttttggatataatacactttacataaaaaaaagcaacaaaaaaccCATCAAAAATATTAAGGGAAAGAAAAGTATAAAAAGAGCAATCACTGCCATTAAGAGCATTTCGGAGTGTCACAGTATGGCCTGGTGTAGGGGTTTACTGACTTTTAAAACAGAGATCAAACTAGCCAGGTGGGAAAGATGACCAAAATGGCAAATTTCTACATCTTAGCTATTTTGGCCAAAATTATGCAAGGTGACCGCCAACCCATGTAAACACCATATTTGGCAAATGAATCCCCTATTGGGTCATGTTCGGGTTAAGATTTCTCCTTTTTCACATTATGCAGATTTCATTTTTAAAGTCCCGGAGCTTTTTATGTCCCAAGCCAGCTACACGTGATGCCCCGGCCTTTGTACCATGTGGACAGAGTTATGGTCAGGGTCACTAAAGGCTCGTGTCCACCGTCTCGGACTTCATGAGTGGCGGTTCGGTCACAGTGTCCGGATGACTGTCCCTGCAAAACAGCACAGTCGGGTTCTTACAAGCCCACATGGCCACGTCGCCACCGTTGGCTGGACTGGAGGACGATACCCGGCTCCCCTGACCGTGACGGTTACCGTAACGGTCACGTATGGGGTCAGCCCGTCCCCTGGCCTCTCTGCTCTGACCCTGTGTACACAGGTAGGCGGCAATATTCCTAGTCCTGTAGCCCTCTTCCCGATTGCGCCCCAGCAGCATGGAAATATTGGGGTTGCGGATGGCATAAATGAGCGGGTTGATGGCGCCGTTGGCCCACGCCATCCAAACGGCCACGGAATCCATGAGCGGCGTGAAGGGGTAGTCCCCCGCTGCCGCCGCCACCAGGCCCATCACACAGTAGGGTCCCCAGCAGCAGATGATGAAGACTATCATGATCAGCACGGTGGTGGCCGTCCGCATCTCGCTGTAGAAGCGCAGCAGGTGCGCGTAGGTGGTGACGGGCCGGACGCGGATCTCGGACAGGCGGACGGCCTTGCAGATGTTGTAGTGGCAGAAGCACATTAAGGAGAAGGGCAGCAGGTAGCACAGTACAATCAGGGAGATGCTGTAGGCCGCCCCCAGCCTGGAGCCCCCCGAGTGAAAGACATACATGCAATGCTGGTAGCCCTGGCTGTGGACCACCCATTGCTCCCGGGCCAGCAGGTACCAGGGGAAGGAGAAGCCCAGGGCGGTCAGCCAGGCGGCAAGCAGCAGCTGGGCGGCCCGGGCCCGGCCGATCTTCTCCTGGGGCTGCCGCACGATGGCGTAGTATCGGTCCAGGGAGATGAGGGTCATGGTGAGCGAGGACACGATGCCGACACACGAGTTGCAGAAGCCGCTGGCGGAGCAGAGCCAGGCCCGGCCCCGGCCCAGCAGGAGCAGCAGGGAGAGCGGCAGGCAGAGCAGGGCGCACAGCAGGGCGGACACGGACAGCGACACGATGAAGGCGTTGGTCACCGTGCGGAGCTGCCGGTGTTTGGCGATCACCGCGATCACCGCCACGTTCCCCAGGCCGGACAGCACGAACAGGCCGAGCAGCAGCAGCGCCTGGCAGGCCACCGACACCCCGGGCAGCACCGGGCCGGCCTCCGCCGGGGAGCTACGGTTACTGGGCGGCTCCATGGGGCTCGGCACTCCGGCCCGGCTGGCGGCATCCCGGGAGGGAGCGGGGAGACAGCGGCCGGAGGATGCTGGGCCTGGCACGTCACGGCGGTTACCGGGGCAACAGGATCTCTGCCATGGTCCtcggagaggggggagggggcggggcctgatggtaaccctctccatgctggatcacagccagtgccagagggtaaccctctccatgctgggTCACAGAGTgtcagagggtaaccctctccatgctgggtcacagccagtgccagagggtaaccctctccatgctgggTCACAGAGTgtcagagggtaaccctctccatgctggatcacagctagtgccagagggtaaccctctccatgctggatcacagccagtgccagagggtaaccctctccatgctgggtcacagccagtgccagagggtaaccctctccatgctgggtcacagccagtgccagagggtaaccctctccatgctggatcacagccagtgccagagggtaaccctctccatgctggatcacagccagtgccagagggtaaccctctccatgctgggTCACAGCTAGTGCCAGAcggtaaccctctccatgctggatcacagctagagtgccagagggtaaccctctccatgctgggTCACAGAGTgtcagagggtaaccctctccatgctggatcacagccagtgccaggaggtaaccctctccatgctggatcacagttagtgccagagggtaaccctctccatgctggatcacagctagagtgccagagggtaaccctctccatgctgggtcacagccagtgccagagggtaaccctctccatgctggatcacagccagtgccagagggtaaccctctccatgctggatcacagccagtgccagagggtaaccctctccatgctggatcacagccagtgccagagggtaaccctctccatgctgggTCACAGCTagtgccagagggtaaccctctccatgctggatcacagccagtgccaggaggtaaccctctccatgctggatcacagttagtgccagagggtaaccctctccatgctgggTCACAGAGTgtcagagggtaaccctctccatgctggatcacagccagtgccaggaggtaaccctctccatgctggatcacagctagtgccagagggtaaccctccccatgctggatcacagccagtgccagagggtaaccctctccatgctggatcacagccagtgccagagggtaaccctctccatgctgggTCACAGCCAGTGCCCgagggtaaccctctccatgctgggtcacagccagtgccagagggtaaccctctccatgctggatcacagccagtgccagagggtaaccctctccatgctggatcacagccagtgccagagggtaaccctctccatgctggatcacagccagtgccagagggtaaccctctccatgctggatcacagccagtgccagagggtaaccctctccatgctggatcacagccagtgccagagggtaaccctctccatgctggatcacagccagtgccagagggtaaccctctccatgctggatcacagccagtgccagagggtaaccctctccatgctgggTCACAGCTagtgccagagggtaaccctctccatgctggatcacagccagtgccagagggtaaccctctccaaGCTGGATCACAGCTagtgccagagggtaaccctctccatgctggatcacagctagtgccagagggtaaccctctccatgctggatcacagctagagtgccagagggtaaccctctccatgctggatcacagctagagtgccagagggtaaccctctccatgctggatcacagccagtgccaggaggtaaccctctccatgctggatcacagctagtgccagagggtaaccctctccatgctggatcacagctagtgccagagggtaaccctctccatgctggatcacagccagtgccagagggtaaccctctccatgctggatcacagctagtgccagagggtaaccctctccatgctggatcacagctagagtgccagagggtaaccctctccatgctgggTCACAGAGTgtcagagggtaaccctctccatgctggatcacagccagtgccaggaggtaaccctctccatgctggatcacagttagtgccagagggtaaccctctccatgctgggTCACAGAGTgtcagagggtaaccctctccatgctggatcacagccagtgccaggaggtaaccctctccatgctggatcacagctagtgccagagggtaaccctccccatgctggatcacagccagtgccagagggtaaccctctccatgctggatcacagccagtgccagagggtaaccctctccatgctgggtcacagccagtgccagagggtaaccctctccatgctgggtcacagccagtgccagagggtaaccctctccatgctggatcacagccagtgccagagggtaaccctctccatgctggatcacagccagtgccagagggtaaccctctccatgctggatcacagccagtgccagagggtaaccctctccatgctggatcacagccagtgccagagggtaaccctctccatgctggatcacagccagtgccagagggtaaccctctccatgctgggTCACAGCTagtgccagagggtaaccctctccatgctggatcacagccagtgccagagggtaaccctctccatgctggatcacagctagtgccagagggtaaccctctccatgctggatcacagctagagtgccagagggtaaccctcttcaTGCTGGGTCACAGAGTgtcagagggtaaccctctccatgctggatcacagccagtgccaggaggtaaccctctccatgctggatcacagttagtgccagagggtaaccctctccatgctgggTCACAGAGTgtcagagggtaaccctctccatgctggatcacagccagtgccaggaggtaaccctctccatgctggatcacagctagtgccagagggtaaccctccCCATGCTGGATCACAGCCAGTGCCAGAGGGTAAACCTCCCCATGCTGGATCACAGCCagtgccagagggtaaccctctccatgctgggtcacagccagtgccagagggtaaccctctccatgctgggtcacagccagtgccagagggtaaccctctccatgctggatcacagccagtgccagagggtaaccctctccatgctggatcacagccagtgccagagggtaaccctctccatgctggatcacagccagtgccagagggtaaccctctccatgctgggTCACAGCTagtgccagagggtaaccctctccatgctggatcacagctagagtgccagagggtaaccctctccatgctgggTCACAGAGTgtcagagggtaaccctctccatgctggatcacagccagtgccaggaggtaaccctctccatgctggatcacagttagtgccagagggtaaccctctccatgctgggTCACAGAGTgtcagagggtaaccctctccatgctggatcacagccagtgccaggaggtaaccctctccatgctggatcacagctagtgccagagggtaaccctccccatgctggatcacagccagtgccagagggtaaccctctccatgctggatcacagccagtgccagagggtaaccctctccatgctgggtcacagccagtgccagagggtaaccctctccatgctgggtcacagccagtgccagagggtaaccctctccatgctggatcacagccagtg
It encodes the following:
- the GPR135 gene encoding G-protein coupled receptor 135 → MEPPSNRSSPAEAGPVLPGVSVACQALLLLGLFVLSGLGNVAVIAVIAKHRQLRTVTNAFIVSLSVSALLCALLCLPLSLLLLLGRGRAWLCSASGFCNSCVGIVSSLTMTLISLDRYYAIVRQPQEKIGRARAAQLLLAAWLTALGFSFPWYLLAREQWVVHSQGYQHCMYVFHSGGSRLGAAYSISLIVLCYLLPFSLMCFCHYNICKAVRLSEIRVRPVTTYAHLLRFYSEMRTATTVLIMIVFIICCWGPYCVMGLVAAAAGDYPFTPLMDSVAVWMAWANGAINPLIYAIRNPNISMLLGRNREEGYRTRNIAAYLCTQGQSREARGRADPIRDRYGNRHGQGSRVSSSSPANGGDVAMWACKNPTVLFCRDSHPDTVTEPPLMKSETVDTSL